In one Salvelinus fontinalis isolate EN_2023a chromosome 16, ASM2944872v1, whole genome shotgun sequence genomic region, the following are encoded:
- the plcb2 gene encoding 1-phosphatidylinositol 4,5-bisphosphate phosphodiesterase beta-2, whose protein sequence is MDKRRYTLEPPEVKLYLVKGDRFTKWSEESTKTVPVTMKMDPKGYYLYWTNQSKETEFLDVANIRDTRSGKYAKLPKHPKVRNVFNLDFPNSDHLVKTLTVVTGPDMVNLTYHNFFAYKEKVTQNWAADILSIAYNPSRNNACRQVFMEKMYVRISLQTNKDGKIPVKNIYKMFPADKKRVEGALASAHLPKGKGDTMKPDVFTEAAFKLFLMSLCPRPEIYEIFTSYSAKAKPYMTKESLAKFINEKQRDSRLNEELFPRFRPDQVKALIEKYEPCSSNSNRGQISPEGLLFYLMGPETSVVILDKLAKCQDMSQPLPHYLIKSSHNTYLTAGQFSGVSSPEMYRQCLLAGCRCLELDCWKGKPPDEEPIITHGFTMTTEILFKDVIEAIAESAFKTSQYPVILSFENHVDSVKQQEKMANYCKTIFGDMLLTDPLDKYPMKPGLQIPSPAELMGKILIKNKKGSHGKPSQASPKKTEGSEQPIVTASAGQEPNQTGPTNPEDQCVTEGEVIMTGEEVTMTDDHEEQQEDEDQDEEKMKNSDEGTAGQEVTAYEEMSAIVNYIQPTKFISFDNSRKKNKSYLISSFVETKGESMISKTAVEFVEYNKRQMSRIYPKGTRMDSSNYSPQPFWNAGCQMVALNYQTMDFPMQHNMSLFEFNGRTGYLLKHDLLRRSDKKFDPYCERIDTIVANTLTIKIYSGQFLSDKSVKTGVEVEIIGLPGDPKKKYRTRWSTTPNAINPVWNEEPFVFEKILLPDMASLRVVVHEEGGKFLGHRIIPIEALQSGFQHICLRSESNMPLTLPALFVYIEVKDYIPAAFADFTDALFNPTKNSEKTTKTTESSADYISPYEMPLVNIIPTAGEKATYTEREPETKDSSPVEEADTTTGTPDTPPTPEEAPPEPEPNMDSSSPTNTISVEAEPVPIIQPSVVGPIQSVEHVPEPEGLPNTPDVDPEAVLATELTPDPKVDSTTCTDPNSNVDPTPNVDSTLDVNSNVVPTPDPDVESTPVADPAIAPVPQSEPSSSDPTPEDSTPPDNKEEPSTVPCEELLQHKSFLKVTKRQEKDMKELEKKFQKKGEELIQKYSDTFKALKKKNSMKKKEGGGETAEPGPRVERVMEQKERLQVELKALWVEQCDQLKKRKEQHATERLAKLLEMATERHISELNTLASESKEAKKKGQSKRSGSDKARLKRAMSVDLAEESAQTDTVASIDSSPQQDALVKRQTATLDEIKGMANQLNQEALAEYEKKIRSLPVDLREAVNVCVGSHFPEQIDQAGEKQQDGVGFYGNVFLG, encoded by the exons CACCCTAAAGTCAGGAATGTGTTCAACCTGGATTTTCCAAACAGCGACCATCTAGTCAAAACCCTGACTGTTGTCACAGGCCCTGACATGGTGAATTTGACTTACCACAACTTCTTTGCTTACAAGGAGAAAGTgacacag AACTGGGCTGCTGATATCCTGTCCATTGCTTACAACCCATCGAGGAACAACGCATGCAGACAAGTCTTCATGGAGAAAAT GTATGTCCGCATCTCCCTTCAGACCAATAAGGATGGCAAGATCCCTGTCAAAAA TATTTACAAGATGTTTCCAGCTGATAAGAAGAGGGTGGAGGGAGCTCTAGCTTCAGCACACCTCCCCAAAGGAAAG GGTGACACTATGAAGCCGGACGTCTTCACTGAAGCTGCTTTCAAGCTCTTCCTGATGAGTCTTTGTCCCCGGCCTGAGATCTATGAGATCTTCACATCCTA CTCTGCCAAGGCTAAGCCCTACATGACCAAGGAGAGCCTGGCCAAGTTCATCAACGAAAAGCAGCGTGACTCCCGCCTCAATGAGGAGCTATTCCCCCGGTTCAGACCTGACCAGGTGAAGGCCCTAATCGAGAAGTACGAGCCCTGCTCCTCCAACTCCAACAGAG GTCAGATTTCTCCGGAAGGTCTGCTGTTCTACTTGATGGggcctgagacatctgtggtcaTACTGGACAAGCTGGCCAAGTGTCAGGACATGAGCCAACCGTTGCCCCACTACCTCATCAAGTCCTCCCATAACACATACCTGACGG CTGGTCAGTTTTCTGGCGTGTCGTCTCCAGAGATGTACCGCCAGTGTCTGCTGGCCGGCTGCCGCTGCCTGGAGCTGGATTGCTGGAAGGGAAAACCACCGGATGAGGAGCCTATCATCACCCACGGCTTCACCATGACAACTGAGATTCTGTTCAAG GATGTGATTGAGGCCATCGCGGAAAGCGCCTTCAAGACGTCACAGTACCCCGTCATCCTCTCCTTTGAGAACCATGTGGACTC GGTGAAGCAGCAGGAGAAAATGGCTAACTACTGTAAGACCATATTTGGAGATATGCTGCTAACGGATCCTTTGGACAAGTACCCT ATGAAGCCAGGTCTGCAGATCCCCAGCCCAGCAGAGCTCATGGGGAAGATCCTGATCAAGAACAAGAAGGGCAGCCATGGGAAGCCCAGCCAGGCCAGCCCCaagaagacagaaggatcagagCAGCCCATAGTCACAGCTAGCGCTGGCCAGGAGCCCAACCAGACAGGCCCTACTAACCCTGAGGACCAGTGTGTGACTG AAGGGGAGGTGATCATGACCGGGGAGGAGGTGACCATGACTGATGACCATGAAGAACAGCAGGAGGATGAAGACCAGGATGAGGAGAAGATGAAGAACTCGGACGAG GGTACAGCGGGACAGGAAGTGACAGCGTATGAGGAGATGTCTGCTATTGTCAACTACATCCAGCCCACCAAATTCATCTCTTTTGATAACTCCCGAA AGAAAAACAAGAGCTACCTCATCTCATCTTTTGTGGAGACCAAAGGGGAAAGCATGATCTCCAAGACTGCAGTGGAGTTTGTAGA ATACAACAAGAGGCAGATGAGTAGGATTTACCCTAAAGGAACCAGAATGGACTCTTCCAACTACAGTCCTCAGCCCTTCTGGAATGCTGGCTGCCAGATGGTGGCGCTCAACTACCAAACTATGG ATTTCCCAATGCAGCACAACATGTCTCTATTTGAATTCAACGGGAGGACAGGCTACCTCCTCAAGCATGACCTCCTCCGCCGTAGTGACAAGAAGTTTGACCCCTATTGTGAAAGGATCGACACCATCGTGGCCAACACACTGACCATCAAG ATCTACTCAGGCCAGTTCCTGTCAGACAAGAGTGTGAAGACAGGCGTAGAGGTGGAGATCATTGGGTTGCCAGGAGACCCCAAGAAGAAGTACCGGACCAGGTGGTCAACCACACCGAACGCCATTAACCCAGTTTGGAATGAAGAGCCCTTTGTTTTTGAGAAG ATCCTGCTGCCTGACATGGCCTCTCTCAGGGTCGTGGTTCACGAGGAGGGAGGGAAGTTTCTGGGCCACAGGATCATCCCCATCGAGGCCCTTCAGTCAG GCTTCCAGCACATCTGTCTGCGCAGTGAGAGCAACATGCCGCTCACTCTGCCAGCTCTCTTTGTGTACATCGAGGTCAAGGACTACATCCCTGCTGCTTTTGCAG ATTTCACAGATGCCTTATTCAACCCAACAAAAAATTCTGAGAAGACAACAAAGACGACAGAG TCATCAGCAGACTACATCTCCCCATACGAGATGCCCCTTGTTAACATAATACCGACTGCTGGAGAGAAGGCTACATATACAGAAAGAG AGCCTGAGACTAAAGATTCCTCTCCGGTGGAGGAAGCTGATACTACCACTGGTACCCCGGATACTCCACCTACTCCTGAAGAGGCCCCTCCAGAGCCTGAACCCAACATGGACTCATCGTCTCCCACAAACACCATCAGTGTGGAGGCTGAACCTGTTCCAATCATTCAGCCATCTGTTGTTGGCCCCATCCAGAGTGTAGAGCACGTTCCAGAGCCTGAGGGCCTCCCTAACACCCCTGATGTGGACCCAGAGGCTGTCCTAGCCACAGAGTTGACCCCTGACCCTAAGGTTGACTCTACTACCTGTACAGACCCCAACAGTAACGTCGACCCCACCCCAAATGTTGACTCCACTCTTGATGTTAACTCCAATGTCGTCCCTACCCCTGATCCAGATGTTGAGTCCACTCCTGTTGCCGACCCTGCTATAGCTCCTGTCCCTCAATCTGAGCCCAGCTCATCCGATCCTACACCTGAGGACTCCACTCCTCCAGATAACAAAGAAG AGCCATCCACAGTTCCATGTGAGGAGCTACTACAGCACAAGAGTTTCCTGAAGGTCACCAAGAGACAGGAGAAAGACATGAAGGAGCTGGAGAAGAAGTTCCAGAAGAAAGGGGAGGAGTTGATCCAGAAATACAGCGACACCTTCAAAGCCCTCAAGAAGAAGAACTCCATGAAGAAGAAAGA GGGAGGGGGTGAAACGGCAGAGCCCGGCCCCAGGGTGGAGAGGGTGATGGAGCAGAAGGAGAGGCTGCAGGTGGAGCTCAAAGCTCTGTGGGTGGAGCAGTGTGATCAGCTGAAGAAGAGGAAGGAGCAGCATGCCACTGAG CGATTAGCCAAACTGTTGGAGATGGCCACAGAGAGACACATCAGTGAACTCAACACTCTGGCGAG TGAATCGAAGGAGGCAAAGAAGAAAGGGCAGTCAAAGCGCTCAGGTTCAGACAAGGCAAG GCTGAAAAGGGCAATGAGCGTGGACCTGGCTGAGGAGTCTGCCCAGACTGATACAGTGGCAAGTAT AGACAGCAGTCCTCAGCAGGATGCTCTCGTGAAGAGACAAACAGCCACTCTGGACGAGATCAAAGGCATGGCCAATCAG CTCAATCAGGAGGCCCTGGCGGAGTATGAGAAGAAGATTAGGTCACTTCCGGTTGATCTTCGGGAGGCTGTGAACGTGTGTGTGGGGTCCCACTTCCCTGAGCAGATAGACCAGGCTGGGGAGAAGCAGCAAGATGGGGTGGGCTTCTATGGAAATGTCTTCCTGGGGTAG